A window of Azospirillum lipoferum 4B contains these coding sequences:
- a CDS encoding Bug family tripartite tricarboxylate transporter substrate binding protein — protein MGTRHATFFKGLFAAAALIAGTVTATPSLAELKGLEIIAPASPGGGWDQHARALQQVLQNQKLASGVQVANIPGAGGTIGLAQFVTAKKRNPAILVGGQIMLGAIVTNKSAVTLEQVAPLARLTGEYTGIVVPADSPIKSFGDLLQKFKADPGSVSWGGGSAGGSDQILAGLIAKAVGVDPAKVNYVATAGGGELLASALGGHVTLGLGGYSEFTPQIQAGKLRAIAVSAPQRLPGTDTPTLKEQGVDLEFVNWRGIFAQANAKPAEMKELQEAVAKAVASPEWQEILKQRGWIDQYQPADRFAGFLKEDRTRIEGTLKELGIAK, from the coding sequence ATGGGTACCCGTCACGCCACCTTCTTCAAAGGTCTCTTCGCCGCCGCCGCCCTGATCGCCGGCACCGTCACCGCAACCCCGTCCCTGGCCGAGTTGAAGGGGCTGGAGATCATCGCCCCCGCCAGCCCCGGCGGCGGCTGGGACCAGCATGCGCGCGCGCTGCAGCAGGTTCTGCAGAACCAGAAGCTGGCCTCCGGCGTCCAAGTCGCCAACATCCCCGGCGCCGGCGGCACCATCGGACTGGCGCAGTTCGTCACCGCCAAGAAGCGCAACCCCGCCATCCTGGTCGGCGGCCAGATCATGCTGGGCGCAATCGTCACCAACAAATCCGCGGTCACGCTGGAGCAGGTGGCGCCGCTGGCCCGGCTGACCGGCGAATACACCGGCATCGTCGTGCCGGCCGACTCGCCCATCAAGTCCTTCGGCGACCTTCTGCAGAAGTTCAAGGCCGATCCCGGTTCGGTGTCGTGGGGCGGCGGGTCTGCCGGCGGCAGCGACCAGATCCTCGCCGGGCTGATCGCCAAGGCGGTCGGCGTCGATCCGGCCAAGGTCAACTACGTCGCCACCGCCGGCGGCGGCGAGCTGCTGGCCTCGGCGCTGGGCGGCCACGTCACGCTGGGCTTGGGCGGCTACTCCGAATTCACGCCGCAGATCCAGGCCGGAAAGCTGCGCGCCATCGCCGTCTCCGCGCCGCAGCGCCTGCCGGGCACCGACACCCCGACCCTGAAGGAACAGGGAGTCGACCTGGAATTCGTCAACTGGCGCGGCATCTTCGCCCAGGCCAACGCCAAGCCGGCCGAGATGAAGGAGCTTCAGGAGGCGGTGGCCAAGGCGGTCGCCAGCCCCGAATGGCAGGAAATCCTGAAGCAGCGCGGCTGGATCGACCAGTACCAGCCGGCCGACCGGTTCGCCGGCTTCCTGAAGGAAGACCGCACCCGCATCGAAGGCACGCTGAAGGAACTCGGCATCGCCAAGTAA
- a CDS encoding tripartite tricarboxylate transporter TctB family protein has translation MTTGRSLRIGEALLGGGLFALGALIAVETMLTPSAGRGVVGPALFPYLISAGLMLVALSLLREAFAGHIAHDGGLELDLRAVMLVAAGLAAQFLLIEYLGWIPAAALLFVAVARAFGNRRFFVNAAFGLVLSGATFAVFNYGLDLNLPIGTVGEWFLPAE, from the coding sequence ATGACCACTGGCCGCAGTTTGCGGATCGGCGAAGCCTTGCTCGGCGGCGGCCTGTTCGCCCTGGGCGCCCTGATCGCCGTCGAGACCATGCTGACCCCGTCCGCCGGCCGCGGAGTCGTCGGCCCTGCCCTGTTCCCCTACCTGATCTCGGCCGGCCTGATGCTGGTCGCCCTGTCGCTGCTGCGCGAGGCCTTCGCCGGTCACATCGCCCATGATGGCGGGCTGGAACTGGACCTGCGGGCGGTGATGCTGGTCGCGGCCGGGCTGGCCGCGCAGTTCCTGCTGATCGAGTATCTCGGCTGGATTCCGGCCGCCGCCCTTCTGTTCGTCGCGGTGGCGCGCGCCTTCGGCAACCGCCGCTTTTTTGTGAACGCCGCATTCGGGCTCGTGCTCTCCGGCGCGACCTTCGCGGTCTTCAATTACGGCCTCGACCTGAACCTGCCGATCGGCACCGTCGGCGAGTGGTTCCTGCCGGCCGAATAA
- a CDS encoding Bug family tripartite tricarboxylate transporter substrate binding protein, with amino-acid sequence MKVGISAKLAFAAAVAFGTASFTAPASAELKSVEIIAPANPGGGYDQHARAMQQVMQNHKLASGVQVVNIPGAGGTIGLSQFVTAKKRNPGMMISGLGMIGAILINKSPVTLDQVTPLGRLTGEYQPIVVAADSPIKTLDDLIRKFKADPGSVSWGGFAVGSPDHILYALLIKAAGGDVGKMNYIAAGAGGEMMASILGGHITVATGGYNEMASQLQAGKLRALAISAPQRVPGIDIPTFKEQGVDVELVNWRAVMAPGNLKADELKAMDEAVGAMVKTDEWKQIAKERGWIDLYLPADRFAAFLKEERSRIGSVLTDLGLVK; translated from the coding sequence ATGAAAGTCGGCATTTCCGCCAAGCTGGCATTCGCAGCGGCGGTGGCGTTCGGCACCGCATCCTTCACCGCACCGGCTTCCGCCGAACTGAAATCGGTGGAGATCATCGCCCCGGCCAATCCCGGCGGCGGTTACGACCAGCATGCCCGCGCGATGCAGCAGGTGATGCAGAACCACAAGCTCGCCTCCGGCGTCCAGGTGGTCAACATCCCCGGCGCCGGCGGCACCATCGGGCTCAGCCAGTTCGTCACGGCGAAGAAGCGCAATCCCGGCATGATGATCAGCGGCCTCGGCATGATCGGCGCCATCCTGATCAACAAGTCGCCGGTGACGCTCGATCAGGTGACGCCGCTGGGCCGCCTGACCGGCGAATACCAGCCGATCGTCGTGGCGGCGGATTCGCCGATCAAGACGCTCGACGACCTGATCCGGAAGTTCAAGGCCGATCCCGGCTCGGTGTCCTGGGGCGGCTTCGCCGTCGGCAGCCCCGACCACATCCTGTACGCCCTGCTCATCAAGGCGGCGGGCGGCGATGTCGGCAAGATGAACTACATCGCGGCCGGGGCCGGCGGCGAGATGATGGCGTCGATCCTGGGCGGCCATATCACCGTCGCCACCGGCGGCTACAACGAGATGGCCTCGCAGCTCCAGGCCGGAAAGCTGCGCGCGCTCGCCATTTCCGCGCCGCAGCGCGTGCCCGGCATCGACATCCCGACCTTCAAGGAACAGGGCGTCGATGTCGAACTGGTGAACTGGCGCGCCGTGATGGCACCGGGGAACCTGAAGGCGGACGAGCTGAAGGCGATGGACGAGGCCGTCGGCGCGATGGTCAAGACCGACGAATGGAAGCAGATCGCCAAGGAGCGCGGCTGGATCGACCTCTACCTGCCGGCCGACCGCTTCGCCGCCTTCCTCAAGGAGGAGCGCAGCCGGATCGGCTCCGTGCTGACCGACCTCGGCCTCGTCAAGTAA